TATGCCATTCCGGAGATCCGCGGGCGGGCGCCCTATAACCAGTGGCTGTCGATCGTCAGCTTCTGGGCCATGTGCAGCGCGATGTCGGTAATGACCTTCGCACTCACCTTCGCCGGCGTCGTCCAGGTCCACCTGCAGCGGGTCCTCGGTGAGAGCTTCATGGCCGTGCAGGACCAACTCGCGCTCTTCTACTGGGTGCGCCTCGGCTCCGGCGTCGTCGTCCTGATCTCGGCGCTCATGTTCATCTGGGCGGTCCTGGTCCCTGGCCGGAGCCGGAGTCCGGCTCCTAGCCAGGCCGTCCAACCTGCCGAATGAGGTCCAGCGGGCGGTCCGATGACGGGCCGCCCGCCTTTTGTCCTGCCAATCGATTTCGGAGTTTTCCAATGAACATCGCCTTGAAAAACCCGCTGGCTGCGGAACACGACATCCCGGCCTATTCTCCCTCGGGTCAGGAATGCGCGCTCTTCGAAAGCGCCTGGATTCGCCGGCTCCCGCTGCTCTTGAAGGGGCCGACCGGCTGCGGCAAGACGCGCTTCGTTGCCCATATGGCCGCAAGGCTCGGCCTGCCGCTTTCAACCGTGTCGTGCCATGACGACCTTGCCGCCGCGGACCTGACCGGCCGTTATCTCCTCAAGGGCGGTGATACCGTGTGGGTCGACGGGCCGCTGACGCGCGCCGTTCGCGAGGGCGGCATCTGCTATCTCGACGAGATCGTCGAGGCCCGCAAGGACGTCGCCGTCGTGCTCCATCCCCTGACCGACGACCGGCGCATCCTGCCGCTGGAACGCACCGGCGAGGTGCTCGAGGCGCCGCCCGGCTTCATGCTGGTCGTCTCCTATAACCCCGGCTACCAGAACCTCCTGAAAACCCTGAAGCCGAGCACGCGCCAGCGCTTCGTCGCCATCGAGTTTGACTTTCTGCCGCGGGATCGCGAGATCGCCGTCGTCTCTGAGGAAAGCGGCCTCGACGCCGCCCGGGTCGCACCGCTCGTCGATCTCGCCCATCGGCTGCGAGCCTTGAAAGGCCACGACCTCGAGGAAGGCGTATCGACGCGCCTCATCGTCTACTGCGCGAGCCTGGTCGATAGCGGCCTGTCGCTGCGCGACGCCGTGATCGCGACGATGATCGAGCCGCTGACGGACGAGCCGGACGTCAAGGCGGCGCTGATCGAGGTCGCCGACGCGATCATCCGCTGAAGCGCGTCGCGCTTTAGGTCTTTGTTTATATGCATGTCGTCATCCCAAAACCGCTGCACACTTTTGGGCGACATGCTTAGAGCGGGATGAGGATTCCGCCCGCATCCCGCTGCAACCCTCTGAAGGACTCGACGAATGCTGGATTTCCTCGAACTCGAAGAAACCGTCGGCCGCGCCTGGCACCGCCTCATCGGCAACACGCGCACCTGGCCGCGCTTTCCGCATGAGGCCGTCCGGCTTGACGAGGTCCAGGCCGTTCTTGCGGTATACTTCCGCGGTCTCGGCGGAGAGCGGGCGGTTCAGATCGCGCCTGCCCGCGGCCGCACCTCGACGCATCGTCTGCGGTTGCGCCAGCGCATGGGGCTTGGCGAGGAAAAGCTTGTGCAGCCTGCACGCGACCACGCGACCTTGATGCTGCCGGCCGAGATCGATCTTTTTCCTCTCCGGCGGCTCAACCGCGATCTCTACTTTTGGCTGGCGGCGACGATGGCGGTCATGCCGCTCTCGCCGATCCGTGACGGCGATCCTCTCGCCCGTGACCTGTCAAGCCTCGCCCGGGCGGAAGAGACGGTGCGGGCAGTGCTCACGACCTTCCCGGCGCTGCGTCCGCGCTATCGGCGTCTCTGCAAGGCAGTGCTCGACGTACGGCAAAGGCGGTCGCTTCCGGCGGTCGAGCAGCATGTCGAAAATCGAACCCTGGACATTCTGAAAAGAGGTGCCGGACGGATCGAGGAAGTGATGCCGGTGATCTTTCCTAGTCGTGCGCCGCCCGGCTACCTGCCGATGCTGCCGGTGCCGCTCTGGCCCGACGCGCTGCTGCGTGAAGAGACGGAGCGGCGGAACGGCGAAGACGAGCCGGCGCGCGGCGGCGGCAGGGCGGAAGGACCGGAGACGACGCGCCATGTGGCAACGCGCGAGGCGCAGCGGCAGTCGGAGCGGAGCCCTTTCATCCTCAACCGCTTCGAAAAAATTCTCGCCATGGCCGAGATGGTCAATGTCGATCGCCCCGCCGACGACAGCGACGATCACGACGCCAGCGCCGCCGACGAGCTTGACGACATGACGCTCGGCGAACGGCAGGGTCGTCCGGCCGCACGCTTTCGCTTCGACCTCGACCTGCCGCCGGAAGCGCTCGACCGGACCCCGCTCATGGCGGAACTTACTTATCCCGAATGGGACTATCGCAGCGGCAGCTACCTCAAGGATCATTGCCGCGTGCTTGCCGCACCGGCTTCGGCAGAAGGCACGGCCGGCGAGGCGGACCCGGCGACGAAGAGCCTGATCCGGCGCGTGCGTCGTCAGTTCGAAGTCTTGCGGCCGCGCCACGAGATGCTGCGGGCACAGATTGACGGGGCCGATCTCGATCTCGACGCGGTTGTCCGGGCTCGAACCGACCTTAGGGCCGGGGGGCAGGGCAGCGACCGCATCCACATGATGAGCCGTCCGCAGGCGCACGATCTCGCAGTGACGATCCTCGTCGACGTGTCGCTCTCGACCGACGCCTGGTTCGACGATCTCCGCGTCCTCGACGTCGAGAAGCAGGCGCTTCTGGTCCTGGCGCACGGGCTCTCCGCCTGCGGCGATGCTCATGAAATCCTCACCTTCACCTCGCGGCGGCGGGATTGGGTGCGGATCGAGACGGTCAAGGCATTCGACGAGGCGATGAGCGCGACCATCGAGGCGCGCATCGCGGCGCTGAAACCCGGCTACTACACGCGCATCGGCACCGCCATCCGGCACGCCGCAGCGGGTCTTGTCGAACGGCCGAACCGCCGCAAACTCCTGATCGTCCTCACCGACGGCAAGCCGAACGATGTCGATCACTACGAGGGGCGGTTTGCGCTCGAAGACAGCCGCCGGGCTGTCGGCGAAGCACGCCGCTCGGGGGTCAGCGTGTTCGGGGTGACAGTGGATCGCGAGGCGAAATCCTACATTCCGGTGATCTTCGGGCAAAACGGCTATGCCGTCGTCAGCAATATCGGCAGGCTGCCTTCGGCTCTGCCGGCAATCTATCGCGGCCTCGTAAGGTAGACGGGGGCAGGTCGCGAAACGGAAGGCCCGGCATGCGCGTACATGCCGGGCCTTTCTGCCTGAGGTGACTTCTCATCCGACTGCATCGTTCCGGCCGACTGGGTATCGCGTGAAGTAGCGCCTCCGAGGTGGTCAGCGCGATACCCCCCTCTGCCCTGCCGGGCATCTCCCCCACAAGGAGGGAGATCGGCAGGTGGTGATGTCCCGCTCGGCCTACTATGCCGCACCCGATCGCCAAATTCGGCATCGGAGAACTTGGTGTTGGGCTGGACCGCGCTTCCAGCCGATCTCCCCCCTTGTGGGGGAGATGCCCGGCAGGGCAGAGGGGGTTTCAACGCCCGCCTTTCCCGGCAACCTACGCCGCCTTGCTGTGCGTCCTGCCCGACTGCTCCAGATAGGCATCGAAGGCGGCGGCGACGGCGCGGATCAGAAATCGTCCTTCATCGCGCAACCGTATGACCCCGCCGACATTTTCGAGGATGCCGTCGCTTTCGAGCATTGCGAGCTTGGCGTTGCCGTGGAGCAGCATCTGCGGGTCGAAGCCGTGTGCGGCGGCGATGGCGGGCACATCGACGCGGAAGTCGCACATCAGCCGCTCGATGATGTTTGCCCTGAGCCGGTCCTCCGCCGTCAGGCGATAGCCCTTCACGGTGGCAAGACGGCCGGAGGCGATCCGCTGCGCATAGACACCGGGAGGTATCTCGTTCTGGACATAACCATCCGTCATCCGGCCGATGGCCGAGGCACCGAAGCCGATGAGGGTCTCGCAGGCGTCGGTCGTGTAGCCCTGGAAATTGCGGCGCAACTGCCCGTTTTGCTGTGCGAGTGCCAGGCTGTCGTCCGGCCGGGCGAAATGGTCGAGGCCGATGCGGCGGTAGCCGGCGGCGACGAGAGTTGCGGCTATCGCTTCGGCCTGGGCGACGCGGCCTTCCGCATCCGCCAGCGCTTTCTCGTCAATGAGCTTCTGATGCTTCTTGAAGGACGGGATATGGGCATAGCCGAAGACCGCGAAGCGGTCCGGCCCCATGGCGATTGCGGCCTTGGCCGTTTCGATGCAGGATTCGACCGTCTGGTGCGGCAGGCCGTAGATGAGATCGAAATTGATGCTGTCGACGCCGGCCCGGCGCAGCCGGGAAACCGCCTCCATCGTTTGCTCCTCGCTCTGGATCCGGTTGATCGCCTTCTGCACGACCGGATCAAAGCTCTGCACCCCGAGACTTGCCCGGCGGACCCCGGCTTCTCCGAGAGCCGTGGCCATCTCCTGCTCGAGCGTCCGGGGATCGATCTCCACGGCGATCTCGGCGGTATCGGCGAAGTCGAAACGCTCGCGCAGAAGCCGGACAAGCGCCAGCATTTCCTCCGGCTGCATGATCGTCGGTGTTCCCCCGCCGAAATGCACATGGTCGATGTTGAGCGGCGCCTTCGTCCTTGCGGCCACGAGGCCTATCTCCTGGCGGAGCATGTCGAGGTAGTCGAGGATCGGCTGGTCGCGCTGTGTGATCGTCGTGTGGCAGCCGCAGTACCAGCACATCGAGCGGCAGAAAGGGATGTGCAGGTAGAGCGACGCCGGCCTGTCGAGCGGCGTTGCGGCAAGCCAGTCGCGATAGGTGCCGACGTCGATCGCGGGTGAGAAGCGCGGCGCAGTCGGGTAGCTCGTGTAGCGCGGCAGGCGCGCCTCGCCATATTTCGCGACAAGGGACGGTTGCATGAGAAATTCCTTCCAGTGCGGGAGAACGGTTCGAGCGCCATCCTAGAGGTGCACCGGGTCCTGATCTTTGACCAATATCAAGGATCGGGACGAAGGCGTTTCTCGCGAATTGTTTGCTCGGCGTCAAAGTGGCAGGGCGGGCCCGAGGTTACGGTCAGCCAAGTTCCGCTATGGTGAGCCGCCGCCTTGCCGGAACGACATGAGGGGCGGCCATCAAAGAGATTTGCCACGACAATGACGGATACAAAGCCATCCATCGACGTTCGCACAGTTCCGCCGCGCGAGCGCCATCCCCGGATTTTCGGTATGCTCGGCGCGCTCCTGCCGGGCGGTTCGATGCAGATCACCAGCGACCACGATCCGCGCCCCCTGCATTACCAGCTGGAGACGAATTTTCCGGGCCAGTTCGGCTGGGATTATCTGGAAGAAGGGCCGGAGGTATGGCGCGTTGAAATAGCCCGCCTGGAAGACGGAGCAGGCTGCGAATGCTGCTGCGGGTCGGATCATTGATCCGCTTCACTTGAATGCGGTGAACTCGTAACCGGAGCGGGATGAGGAGAAGTGCGCGGTTTTTCGGCCGCATCCCGCTCTAGCTTTTCAGAATCGATCACGGTCTATGATTTTGGGTCGAACAGACCCAGATCATCGTGATCCAGGGGTGAGGCGAAATGCCAGGCGCCACGCTTTCCCGATGGACGATGTCCTACTTCGCTGCCGCCTGCCTCTTCCTGCTGATTGGCGAAGGCGCGATGGCGGCTGGTTACGGTTATCCGTTCGCGGGCGTCGATGCGCCGGAAACCCTGGCGCTCGTCCATGTTGTCGCCATCGGCTGGCTCGGCCTGCTGATGGTGGGAGCGCTCCTGCAATTCGTGCCGGTGCTGGTCGCCGCACCGCTGCGCTGGCGGCGGCTGGCCCTGCCGGTCCTGCTTCTGCTTGTCGGCGGACTTCTTTTGCTCGTCGGCGGCTTTGGTGCCTTGGCGGGTGTAGCCGCGCTTTCACCCGGCATGCTGCCGTTCGGAGCGTTGTTGCTGGTGAGCGGTTTCGGACTTGCGGCCGCCATGCTGGCGGCGACGCTCTGTTCGGCACGGCCGCTGCCGCTGCCGGCCCGTTTCGTCGGGCTGGGACTGGTTGCGCTGGTGGCGACGGTTCTGGTCGGCGCCGTCTTCGCCCTCGTTCTTTCAGGCACCGTCGCGAGTGATCTCGCTGCTACGTTGCTCATCTATGGCGTGCCGTCCCACGCAGCCCTCGGTCTCGGCGGCTGGCTGACCCTCACCGCCGTCGGGGTCAGCTACCGGCTGCTGCCGATGTTCATGCTTGCGCCCGAGGAAACGCGCGGCACGTCCCGCCTCGTCTGGTGGGCCGCTAGCGCCGCCTTGGCGCTGGTCGTGGGCCGTATCGCCTGGCTCGTCTTTGATGTCTCGGCCGCGCGGGGACCGCTCGCGTTTGCGACGCTTCTTGCTGGTATCGCCACCCTTCTCTATTGCGCCGACGTGATCCGTCTGTTTCGCGAGCGCCGGCGCAAGGCGGTGGAACTCAATATCCGCGCAAGCTATGCGGCATTTGTGGCTCTCTTCCTGTCCGTGGCGTTGTTCATCGTCCCAGGCGCCAGGGCGGCGGCCGGCGAGGGGGCGGCGGCTCTCGTCTACCTCTTCGTCTTCGGCTGGCTCACGGGACTGGGGCTCGCACAGCTCTATAAGATCGTTCCCTTCCTGACCTGGCTCGAATGCTATGGCTCGGTTCTCGGCCGCGCCGCGGTCCCGCGTGTGCAGGATCTCGTCCGGGAGGGCCGCTCGAGCCTCTGGTTCTGTCTCTACTACGCAGCCGTGGCGGCGGCCACCGGCTCGCTTTTTGCCGAGAGCGCCCTATGGTTTCGCGCGGCGCTGCTGCTGCAACTCATTGCCACTGTCGGCCTGATGGCGGAACTGGTGCGCGCCCGGATGCTCTCATCCGTTGCCGAGCCGCTGCGTTTCCCCGTCGGGGCGCCAAGACCGCATCTCTTTCTTCCAATCGCTCGACAACAGGAGTGACCGATGAATCCTGCACCCCGAGAACTCGACGTTCGGCCCATATTGAGAAGCGGCGGCGAGCCGTTCCAGGCCATCATGGAGGCCGTGAGCGGGCTGAAGCCCGGGCAGGGCTTGCGACTTTTAGCCCCATTCCGCCCGCAACCGCTCTTCAAGGTGATGGAGAGCCGCGGCTACGGCCACGCCGCGAAGGAGATCGACGGCGGCGACTGGGAGGTTCTGTTCACGCCGAACGCGACGGGCACGCCGGTGGAAGCGTCCGCCGACGCCGAGAATGCGGACACCTGGCCCGACCCGGCCGAACACCTCGATCTGACCGGGCTGGACCCGCCGGAGCCGATGGTGCGCATCCTGGCCGCCGCCGAACGGCTCCAGCCGGGCGAGGTCCTGTTCGCCCTGCTTTCGCGCGAGCCGGTTTTTCTTTTCCCGGAGCTTGCGAAACGCGGCCACCAGTGGGCGGGTAATTTCGACGAAACGCGCACCACCTTCCGCATATTCGTGCGTGCCGGAAAGAAAGGCTGATGCCATGACCGAAGCGATCAACGAGACCGTCTGCGGGGCGATCCGCGAGGCGCTGCGCATGATCATCGATCCCGAACTTGGCCGCAACATCGTCGACCTCGGCCTCATCTACGATGTCTCCGTCGACGATGGCGGCATCGCCCATGTGACGATAACGACGACCACGAAGGGTTGCCCGGCCAGCGAATATCTGAAGGAGGCCGTCCGCAATTGCGTCTGGTATGTGCCGGGGGTGGAATATGCCGAAGTGCGGCTGACCTACGAGCCGGCCTGGACGCCGGAGATGATGACGAACTGAGGCTTTAGCAGTGCGGAGAAATGGAAACGGCCCGGAATCCCCGGGCCGTTTCTGCGTTGACCAGCTTGTGGCTTTCAATGCAACGCGCGGCGCTTGCGCACCAGAATTGGCCCGTATTCGAGGCAGAACAGCGCGAAAGCCAGGATCCACAGGCCACCGGACGCGGCGTGGAGCATAGTCGCGGCCTCGGGCAACATTTCCGCCAGTGGCCGCAGCACGGCGGCGAGCAACATGGCGGCGTAAGATGCGACTGTCGGGCGCGAAGCCGCCAGCGCATGGCCGGTATGGCCGCGGCTGGCGCGGGTCATGACCGCGAGCATCATGGAGGCGATGGCACCGACGGTCAGCACATGCATGACGGAGTGCTCTTCGACGAAACCGAGCGCGGCGAAGCCGATCGCGGCAAAGCCCAATGGGATGAAGGCATAGGCCACGTGCAGGACGACGAGCAGCATTTCCGGCCAGGTGGCCCAGCCCCGCCAGCGGCCGAGCCGGATGACGTGCAGCAGCGCCGCGACAAGACCCGTGAGTGCTGTGGCCGGATGCTCGGGAAGGAGCGTCCACGAGGCGAGCGCCATGATGCCCGCGAGGATGGCCACCGTATCGAAGCCATTATAGGGAACGGGAAAATCCGTACGGCCGAAGCGGTTCAGCCAGTTGCGGGTGAAGCTCGGCAGGATCCGTCCGCCGACGATGGTGACGAGCACCACATAGGCGGAGATGCCGAGCCGCATCGCAATATGCGCATGGTCTCCCGTGATGACTGCCACGTGAAAGCAGGCATTGGCGAGAGACAGCGCCAAGAGCCCGCCAAGCACCTTGAGGTCCTTCCACTTGCGGCCGGCGATCACCTCGCGGGCGCAGATGAAAAGCAGCGCAGGAAGGAAGAGGCTGTCTATTGCGGCGGCGGCCGGAACGCCGATTGCATCCGGCGAAAGGAGCGCCGCGCGCCCCGCCAGCCAGAGCGCGAACAGTCCGGCGAGCGGCCAACCGGAGACCGGCAGCCGGCCCGTCCAGTTCGGCACCGCCGTCAGCAAAAAGCCGGCTAGAACGGCGGAGGCGAAGCCGAACAGCATCTCGTGCGCATGCCAGGCATGAGCGCCGTAGCTGCCGCCTGGTTCGACATGGCCGGCGAGCGCGGCGATCCACAGGCCCATGGCGCAGACAGCCCAAAGCGCCGCTCCGAGGAAAAACGGCCGGAAACCGTATGAGAAGAGCACGGGGCCCGTCCGTCCCAGGCCCCGCGGCACGTGGCCGGGCCGCTCCGCCACCTTCGATCCATTCATGATTCAACTCCTGACGTTTAGCTCGCATCTGAGTACCGGAGTCGCGAAAGGTCTTCTTTGACAATTGGCAAAGACAGGCCCGGTGCATGCCGCGCCCGCCTTGCCGGGAGGTGTCTGTCGCTGCTGCCCGTCAAAATGTCGCACCCGTGCAATCTGACTATTTGTTCCACCTCAAAGAGCTTGGCTGCGACCCTCCTAGGATGAGAACGACCGGGCGATATTCGCTCCGTCCTTTTCAAGGAGAGGTTCCATGTCTGAGCAATTCCAGATGACACGCCGCAGCATGCTGGCCGGCGCGGCGATCGCGGGCGCGCTGACCCCGCTCGTCGGCGCAGCCGCCGCGCAGGCGGAAGAGGCGGTCGCCAAGATCGCCCCCGTAGACGTCGCTTCGCTGCCGCGCGTGAAGGTCGATCTCGTCAAGCCGCCCTTCGTCCACGCCCACACCCAGAAGGCCGAAGGTGGTCCGAAGGTCGTCGAGTTCACCTTGACGATCGAGGAGAAGAAACTCGTCATCGACGACCAGGGCACGGAAGTCCAGGCGATGACCTTCGACGGCTCGGTTCCCGGTCCGATGATGGTCGTGCACCAGGACGACTATGTCGAGCTGACGCTGATCAACCCGGAAAGCAACACGTTGCAGCACAATATCGACTTCCACTCGGCGACCGGCGCGCTCGGCGGCGGGGCGCTGACGGTCGTCAATCCGGGCGAGTCCACGGTCCTGCGGTTCAAGGCGACCAAGGCAGGCGTCTTCGTCTACCACTGCGCACCTCCCGGCATGGTTCCGTGGCACGTCACCTCGGGGATGAACGGCGCGATCATGGTGCTGCCGCGCGAGGGACTGACGGACGGCCAGGGCAAGCCGCTGACGTATGACAAGATCTACTATGTCGGCGAGCAGGACTTCTACGTGCCGCGTGACGCTGAGGGAAATTACAAGAAATACGAGAGCGCCGGCGATGCCTATGCCGATACGCTGGAAGTCATGCGGACCCTGACCCCGAGCCACATCGTCTTCAACGGTGCGGTGGGGGCGCTGACCGGCGACAACGCGCTGAAGGCAGCCGTCGGCGAAAAGGTTCTGATCGTCCATTCGCAAGCCAACCGCGACACCCGCCCGCATCTGATCGGCGGCCATGGCGACTATGTCTGG
This DNA window, taken from Sinorhizobium fredii NGR234, encodes the following:
- a CDS encoding membrane protein — its product is MPGATLSRWTMSYFAAACLFLLIGEGAMAAGYGYPFAGVDAPETLALVHVVAIGWLGLLMVGALLQFVPVLVAAPLRWRRLALPVLLLLVGGLLLLVGGFGALAGVAALSPGMLPFGALLLVSGFGLAAAMLAATLCSARPLPLPARFVGLGLVALVATVLVGAVFALVLSGTVASDLAATLLIYGVPSHAALGLGGWLTLTAVGVSYRLLPMFMLAPEETRGTSRLVWWAASAALALVVGRIAWLVFDVSAARGPLAFATLLAGIATLLYCADVIRLFRERRRKAVELNIRASYAAFVALFLSVALFIVPGARAAAGEGAAALVYLFVFGWLTGLGLAQLYKIVPFLTWLECYGSVLGRAAVPRVQDLVREGRSSLWFCLYYAAVAAATGSLFAESALWFRAALLLQLIATVGLMAELVRARMLSSVAEPLRFPVGAPRPHLFLPIARQQE
- a CDS encoding metal-sulfur cluster assembly factor; its protein translation is MTEAINETVCGAIREALRMIIDPELGRNIVDLGLIYDVSVDDGGIAHVTITTTTKGCPASEYLKEAVRNCVWYVPGVEYAEVRLTYEPAWTPEMMTN
- a CDS encoding nitric oxide reductase activation protein NorD, which encodes MLDFLELEETVGRAWHRLIGNTRTWPRFPHEAVRLDEVQAVLAVYFRGLGGERAVQIAPARGRTSTHRLRLRQRMGLGEEKLVQPARDHATLMLPAEIDLFPLRRLNRDLYFWLAATMAVMPLSPIRDGDPLARDLSSLARAEETVRAVLTTFPALRPRYRRLCKAVLDVRQRRSLPAVEQHVENRTLDILKRGAGRIEEVMPVIFPSRAPPGYLPMLPVPLWPDALLREETERRNGEDEPARGGGRAEGPETTRHVATREAQRQSERSPFILNRFEKILAMAEMVNVDRPADDSDDHDASAADELDDMTLGERQGRPAARFRFDLDLPPEALDRTPLMAELTYPEWDYRSGSYLKDHCRVLAAPASAEGTAGEADPATKSLIRRVRRQFEVLRPRHEMLRAQIDGADLDLDAVVRARTDLRAGGQGSDRIHMMSRPQAHDLAVTILVDVSLSTDAWFDDLRVLDVEKQALLVLAHGLSACGDAHEILTFTSRRRDWVRIETVKAFDEAMSATIEARIAALKPGYYTRIGTAIRHAAAGLVERPNRRKLLIVLTDGKPNDVDHYEGRFALEDSRRAVGEARRSGVSVFGVTVDREAKSYIPVIFGQNGYAVVSNIGRLPSALPAIYRGLVR
- a CDS encoding NnrS family protein, producing MNGSKVAERPGHVPRGLGRTGPVLFSYGFRPFFLGAALWAVCAMGLWIAALAGHVEPGGSYGAHAWHAHEMLFGFASAVLAGFLLTAVPNWTGRLPVSGWPLAGLFALWLAGRAALLSPDAIGVPAAAAIDSLFLPALLFICAREVIAGRKWKDLKVLGGLLALSLANACFHVAVITGDHAHIAMRLGISAYVVLVTIVGGRILPSFTRNWLNRFGRTDFPVPYNGFDTVAILAGIMALASWTLLPEHPATALTGLVAALLHVIRLGRWRGWATWPEMLLVVLHVAYAFIPLGFAAIGFAALGFVEEHSVMHVLTVGAIASMMLAVMTRASRGHTGHALAASRPTVASYAAMLLAAVLRPLAEMLPEAATMLHAASGGLWILAFALFCLEYGPILVRKRRALH
- a CDS encoding DUF2249 domain-containing protein, producing MNPAPRELDVRPILRSGGEPFQAIMEAVSGLKPGQGLRLLAPFRPQPLFKVMESRGYGHAAKEIDGGDWEVLFTPNATGTPVEASADAENADTWPDPAEHLDLTGLDPPEPMVRILAAAERLQPGEVLFALLSREPVFLFPELAKRGHQWAGNFDETRTTFRIFVRAGKKG
- a CDS encoding DUF2249 domain-containing protein codes for the protein MTDTKPSIDVRTVPPRERHPRIFGMLGALLPGGSMQITSDHDPRPLHYQLETNFPGQFGWDYLEEGPEVWRVEIARLEDGAGCECCCGSDH
- the nirK gene encoding copper-containing nitrite reductase, which codes for MSEQFQMTRRSMLAGAAIAGALTPLVGAAAAQAEEAVAKIAPVDVASLPRVKVDLVKPPFVHAHTQKAEGGPKVVEFTLTIEEKKLVIDDQGTEVQAMTFDGSVPGPMMVVHQDDYVELTLINPESNTLQHNIDFHSATGALGGGALTVVNPGESTVLRFKATKAGVFVYHCAPPGMVPWHVTSGMNGAIMVLPREGLTDGQGKPLTYDKIYYVGEQDFYVPRDAEGNYKKYESAGDAYADTLEVMRTLTPSHIVFNGAVGALTGDNALKAAVGEKVLIVHSQANRDTRPHLIGGHGDYVWATGKFRNLPDRDQETWFIPGGTAGAAFYTFEQPGIYAYVNHNLIEAFELGAAAHFTVTGDWNDDLMTSVRAPSGT
- a CDS encoding CbbQ/NirQ/NorQ/GpvN family protein, with amino-acid sequence MNIALKNPLAAEHDIPAYSPSGQECALFESAWIRRLPLLLKGPTGCGKTRFVAHMAARLGLPLSTVSCHDDLAAADLTGRYLLKGGDTVWVDGPLTRAVREGGICYLDEIVEARKDVAVVLHPLTDDRRILPLERTGEVLEAPPGFMLVVSYNPGYQNLLKTLKPSTRQRFVAIEFDFLPRDREIAVVSEESGLDAARVAPLVDLAHRLRALKGHDLEEGVSTRLIVYCASLVDSGLSLRDAVIATMIEPLTDEPDVKAALIEVADAIIR
- the hemN gene encoding oxygen-independent coproporphyrinogen III oxidase; the protein is MQPSLVAKYGEARLPRYTSYPTAPRFSPAIDVGTYRDWLAATPLDRPASLYLHIPFCRSMCWYCGCHTTITQRDQPILDYLDMLRQEIGLVAARTKAPLNIDHVHFGGGTPTIMQPEEMLALVRLLRERFDFADTAEIAVEIDPRTLEQEMATALGEAGVRRASLGVQSFDPVVQKAINRIQSEEQTMEAVSRLRRAGVDSINFDLIYGLPHQTVESCIETAKAAIAMGPDRFAVFGYAHIPSFKKHQKLIDEKALADAEGRVAQAEAIAATLVAAGYRRIGLDHFARPDDSLALAQQNGQLRRNFQGYTTDACETLIGFGASAIGRMTDGYVQNEIPPGVYAQRIASGRLATVKGYRLTAEDRLRANIIERLMCDFRVDVPAIAAAHGFDPQMLLHGNAKLAMLESDGILENVGGVIRLRDEGRFLIRAVAAAFDAYLEQSGRTHSKAA